Part of the Permianibacter fluminis genome, GTCAGTCGGAAAAAATCGCCAATGAAAGGGGAACCGGTTTCGTCGGATTGTTCGTGATCACGGCTCGACCACCTGTCGTTCGGCCATCGCCAAAAGCCCCCGTCATGCTTGACGCCATTGCAGCCGACTCCCTAGCATGACCAGCCTGTCTTCATTCATCACCGAGTCTGCTGGCTTGGCCATGCGCCGCTATCGTCCTTACTTGCTTTTCGCGTTGCTGACCTACCTGTGGTGCGCCACCGGGCTGGATCGGCTCGCCACGCTGCACAGCGTGACGGCCTCTGAACCGGCCGACACGGTGTTGATGGCGACGGAACAAGCCCGCCAACTGGTGGTGCATCACGTCGGTCATCGCGATGCGCACGAACCTGCCGTGGCGGACAACGCGGATCCGCTTGACGACACCGACGCGGCCTCGCATGGTCACGGCGACCATGTCGTGACGTATTGTGACGACGACAGCGAGCAAGCCACAACAGGCAAAGACAGCAAGCTCAACAACGTCACGCCGGTCGCGCTACCGACACCAGTCGCAACAACATTCGCCTGTACGCGTCATCTCGCTTCACGGCTCACCTCGGAACCGGTACAACGGCGCGCGTCGGCAGAGTTTGCCCGCACCGTTCGTCTGCTCATTTAAGTTCGTCCTTCCCTTCGTTCGAAACGCTTACCTCGCGTGAGCCGACGCTCGACCGTGTTTTTTTTGCGTATCGGTCAGGCCCGATTTTTTTGAAGGATAACATCATGCAGTTTTCTGTTGGCGCGGCATTGCCGCTGCTCGTGTTCGCATTCGCTTTGAATGCGCCGGCCGTGAAGGCCGCCGAAGCCGATGACGGACACAATATCGACACCTTGCTGCCGAGCGCACATTTACCGGCGGGACAACTCCCAGAGGAACTGCGGCCGGCGTTACAGCAACTCTGGGCCAACAACCCGGCCGTGCGCGCCGCACGCGCCAAACTCGCTGCTGCGGCGGCCCGCGTCGATGCCGCGGGGCAATCGCTTTACAACCCGGAACTGAGCCTCGATAGCGAAAGCGGTTTGGAGGAGCGCCGCGAAATCGGCGTGGCGATGGCGATCGATTGGTCCGGCAAGGTGGCGGCGCGCGAGCGTGTCGCACAAGCCGAATATGATTCGACGTTGGCCGAGTGGCAGGCGGCTTTGCAGCAAGTGGCTGCCGACTGGTTGCGCGAGGTCGTGGCATACCAGGCCGCGCAGGAACAAACCAGCCTCGGTCATGAACGGGTCGAACTGATGACCCGCTTTGCCGAGCTGGCGGGTCGGCGTTTGCGGGCCGGCGACATCAATCAGATCGAACGCGATCTGGCTGAGCTCGCCTTGCAGGACGCACTCGCTCAGCTCGCCGAACTCGAAGCCGAGCAAGCGCGTGCCGAGCAATCGCTGCGCGCACTCGGCAGCGATACCGTGGCGTTGCCGACACTGATGGCAACGCTGCCGTCCACCGCAACCGTGCAAGTTGATGACGGCAAACTGGCCCAACACGTGTTGCTGCGCCAAGCCAATCAGAGTGCGCAGGCGGCGACTGCGCGCATTCGCGTGGCCGAGCGCGAACGACGTCCGGATCCGGTGCTGTCATTGACCTCCGGAACCGTCGAGGCCGATGGCCTGCGCGACAATATCGTTGGCGTCAACGTCAGCATTCCGCTGCCGATTTTCAACAGCTATCGGGCTGAGGTCACTGCCGCGCAGGCCGATGCCGAGCAAGCAAATGCACTGCTGGACGAAATGCGTCGCCGCCTGCGTGCCGAAGCGTATCAGGCCACCGTCCGCTACAACGCGCTGCTGACCGCCTGGCAACGCTGGCAACAAAGTCCCGCCAGCCGGGTCACGGCGCGCGCCGACTTGCTGCAGCGGATGTGGGAAGCCGGCGAGTTGTCCAGTGCCGACTACTTGGTGCAACTCAATCAAACGCTCGACACCAGCGCCCGAGGCCGCCAACTGAATGCGCAGGTGTGGCAAGCCTGGCTGGATTGGTTGCAAACCGCCGGTGAATTCCTCGGTTGGGCCGGTCTGCCCGAAAACGATACGCCCGGCACCGCATCGGCTGATGACCGTCGCCCCGCTCGCTGAACTGAAATCGAACTGATGGAAGACCACATGAACAAAGCCATACGACTGAACGACATTTGCACTTACGTTCGCACCCATGTTCGCAACCCCCTGCGCAGCGAGCCATCCACGCTCGCCGCACTGGCCTTGTTCGCGTTGATGACCCTGGTGGCGCCGACAAGTTTTGCCGCCGAACACGATGACGACCACAAAGAAGGCCAGCACGAAGAAGCTGCGCATGACGAAGGAAAAGCGCTGACCACGGCTGAAATCAAGCAACTCGGCATCGTCACCGAAACGCTGCGTGCCGAACGCCTGAGTGACGAGATCCGCGCCCCGGGCGAAGTCAAATCCAATGCCTACGCCACCACTCTCATCAGCCCGCGCATACCGGCCCTGGTGCAGAAACGCCACGCCAAACTGGGCGACGCTGTCAAAGCCGGCCAACCGCTGGTGACGCTGACCAGCATTGAACTCGCAGAAGCACAAGGCGCGCTGCTGGTGGCCGATCGGGAATGGCAGCGGGTCAAAGCGCTCGGCAGCGAAGCGGTCTCCGGCCGCCGCTATCTCGAAGCGCAAGTGGCGCGCGATCAGGCACTGGCGAAAGGGCGCGCGTTTGGCATGCATGAAAACGCCATCGATGCCTTGCTGGCCGGCAAATCCGGCCATGCCAACGGCGAGCTGACCCTGCTGGCGCCACATGCTGGCCGGCTGACTTCCGACGATTTTCTGATCGGTGAGCGTGCCGAACCAGGACGCACGTTGTTCACCCTGGTCAACGAAGCGCAGGTCTGGATTGTCGCGCAGCTGCCGCCGTCCAGCGCCGAGCGGATCGCCGTGGGCGCCAGCGTCCGCGTGGTCGCGCACGACAAGATCGAGCTGCTCGGCAAAGTCATTCAGCTGTCGCATCGGGCCGAAGAAGGCACCCGCACGATGCCGGTGCGCATCGAAGTGCGTAACGACAAGGACCAGCTGCATCCGGGCGAGTTCGCCGAAGTCTGGATCGCCACGCAAGGCAGCAGTGAACAACTGGCCGTGCCGAAAGAGGCACTGGTGCAACTTGGCGGCCAGATGGTGCTGTTCAAGGCCAACGGCCCCGGTGATTTCGACGCCGTGCCGGTCAAAACCGGTGCCGGCCGCGGCGACCGCGTGATCCTTGAAAACGGTGTCAAAGCGGGCGATGTGGTCGTGGTCAAGGGTGCCTATGCGCTGAAAGCGCGGCAGCTGAAATCGCAGATGGGAGAAGGCGATGCAGACTAAGTCCGTTCTCAGCGCAAAGGCGGCAACCATGGCGCTGGCTCACCCGCTGTCGATGGCACTCACCGCGCGAGGTGGCCGGTCATGCTGAACCCTCTGGTCGAACTCGCGTTACGTTACAAGTTTCTGGTGCTGATCGCGTTTGCGGTCGTTGCGTTTCTCGGGCTGCGCGCGGTCAACACGGTGCCGATTGACGCCTTCCCCGACGTCACGCCGGTTCAGGTCAATATCTACACCGAATCACCGGGACTTGCTGCGGAAGATGTCGAGCAACTGCTGACCTTTCCGATCGAATCGGCGCTGGCGGGCTTACCGAAGGTGCAGGAGATCCGTTCAGTCAGTCTGTTCGGGCTGTCCTATGTCGCGGTCTATTTCGATGACAGCCTGGATATCTATTTCGCCCGCCAGCTGGTCAACGAACGCCTGCAAGAAGTCGGTGATCGCATTCCGGAGGGTTACGGCCGACCCGAGATGGGGCCGAATGCCTCGGGTCTCGGTCAAGTGCTCTGGTACACGCTGGAACGTGCCGACGAAAAACTGAACGCCAACATTACCGACATGGATCTGCGCACGCTCCAGGACTGGAATGTGCGCCTGATGCTGCGCACTGCCCCGGGCGTCGATGACGTCATGTCCTGGGGCGGTGGCGAACGGCAATTCCAGGTGCAGATCGATCCGCTGAAACTGATCAAGCATAACGTCAGCTTCACCGAGGTGATGACCGCTCTGCAGGTCAATAACGGTCAAGTTGGCGGCCAGTATGTCGACCTCGGTCAGGAACAATATCTGGTGCGCGGTCTCGGCCTTGTGGCCAATGCCGATGACATCGGCCGCATCGTGCTGAAAACCGACGACGGCACGCCCGTTTATGTGCGCGACGTTGCCGAAATTATCGAAGCACCGGCCACGCGCTTTGGCGCCGTCACCCGCGATGGCAAAGAAGTCGTGCTCGGTATGGCGTTAGCGCGTATTGGTGAAAACGCCAAAGGCGTGGTCGAAGCCGTTAAAGGCAAACTGGCGATCGTCGCGGACGCGCTACCGGATGGCGTGGTCCTGAAGCCGATCTACGATCGCACCGACTTGGTCGACAAAGCCGTCAACACTGCAGTGCGCGCTTTGATCGAAGGTTCGATTCTGGTTGCGATTGTCCTGTTCCTGTTTCTCGGTGAGTTGCGTTCAGCCATCGTCGTGATTGTTGCGTTGCCGATGGCCATGCTGATCGCGTTTATCTGCATGGGCGAAGCCAATTTGTCGGCCAACCTGATGTCGCTGGCCGGATTGGCGATCGGCATCGGCATGATGGTTGATGGCGCGGTGGTGATGGTGGAGAACGCGTTTCGGATCATGGCCGAACGCCAGGCGCACGGCGAAAAAGTCGACCGCACTTCGGCTGTGCTGGCCGCCGCGCGGGAAGTGGCCAACCCGATCTCGTTTGCGATCCTGATCATCATCGTGGTGTTCCTGCCGCTGTTCAGTCTGCAGGGCTTGGAAGGCAAGCTGTTCAAACCGATGGCGCTCAACATCAGCTTTGCGATGGCCGGCTCCTTGTTGTTGACGCTGACGCTGATCCCGGTGCTGGCGGCCATCATCCTGCGTGCCAAGGAAGAGCGTGACACTCGGTTGGTGGGCTGGTTGAAAGCCGGTTACCGGCCGTTGATCCGCTGGGCGCTGGCGCGCAAGAAAACGGTGGTGACCGCCTCCGTCGCTGCGTTGATC contains:
- a CDS encoding efflux RND transporter periplasmic adaptor subunit, whose translation is MNKAIRLNDICTYVRTHVRNPLRSEPSTLAALALFALMTLVAPTSFAAEHDDDHKEGQHEEAAHDEGKALTTAEIKQLGIVTETLRAERLSDEIRAPGEVKSNAYATTLISPRIPALVQKRHAKLGDAVKAGQPLVTLTSIELAEAQGALLVADREWQRVKALGSEAVSGRRYLEAQVARDQALAKGRAFGMHENAIDALLAGKSGHANGELTLLAPHAGRLTSDDFLIGERAEPGRTLFTLVNEAQVWIVAQLPPSSAERIAVGASVRVVAHDKIELLGKVIQLSHRAEEGTRTMPVRIEVRNDKDQLHPGEFAEVWIATQGSSEQLAVPKEALVQLGGQMVLFKANGPGDFDAVPVKTGAGRGDRVILENGVKAGDVVVVKGAYALKARQLKSQMGEGDAD
- a CDS encoding efflux RND transporter permease subunit; protein product: MLNPLVELALRYKFLVLIAFAVVAFLGLRAVNTVPIDAFPDVTPVQVNIYTESPGLAAEDVEQLLTFPIESALAGLPKVQEIRSVSLFGLSYVAVYFDDSLDIYFARQLVNERLQEVGDRIPEGYGRPEMGPNASGLGQVLWYTLERADEKLNANITDMDLRTLQDWNVRLMLRTAPGVDDVMSWGGGERQFQVQIDPLKLIKHNVSFTEVMTALQVNNGQVGGQYVDLGQEQYLVRGLGLVANADDIGRIVLKTDDGTPVYVRDVAEIIEAPATRFGAVTRDGKEVVLGMALARIGENAKGVVEAVKGKLAIVADALPDGVVLKPIYDRTDLVDKAVNTAVRALIEGSILVAIVLFLFLGELRSAIVVIVALPMAMLIAFICMGEANLSANLMSLAGLAIGIGMMVDGAVVMVENAFRIMAERQAHGEKVDRTSAVLAAAREVANPISFAILIIIVVFLPLFSLQGLEGKLFKPMALNISFAMAGSLLLTLTLIPVLAAIILRAKEERDTRLVGWLKAGYRPLIRWALARKKTVVTASVAALIGSLALFPFLGKEFMPQLAEGSIMWRVTSIPSTSLDESIRLSERIEEAFKQFPEVESTLAMIGRAEKGETADVNYMEIYTALRPHDEWTSGRDIGELQEAMAELLEEVAPNSVAGFTQPIQMRVEELISGVRATLALKLYGEKLTELDSLSAKLKDVLAKVPGVADLSLEANLGKPQIRIQVNREAVARYGLNAEDVLTIVKNGIGGEPVTTLLDGVKRFDIAVRLEESNKSSLEAIRQLPLSAPGGVIVPLTQVAEVDIAEGYSFVRREQLQRYAVIQMDVRGRDIDGFVTEANAAIKQAVDLPAGYWIEWGGAFENQQRALARLAIIVPITIFFIFVLLYTAFNSVRYASLIIANVPFATIGGLIGLAITGQYLSVPSAIGFIAVFGVAMLNGIVLVSFLNELRGRGLSVREAVLQGTLLRLRPVLMTASVAILGLVPMLLSSGVGAETQRPLATVVVGGLITSTFLTLVLLPVLYEWLETRRVPVTDENISVEESAS
- a CDS encoding TolC family protein; the protein is MQFSVGAALPLLVFAFALNAPAVKAAEADDGHNIDTLLPSAHLPAGQLPEELRPALQQLWANNPAVRAARAKLAAAAARVDAAGQSLYNPELSLDSESGLEERREIGVAMAIDWSGKVAARERVAQAEYDSTLAEWQAALQQVAADWLREVVAYQAAQEQTSLGHERVELMTRFAELAGRRLRAGDINQIERDLAELALQDALAQLAELEAEQARAEQSLRALGSDTVALPTLMATLPSTATVQVDDGKLAQHVLLRQANQSAQAATARIRVAERERRPDPVLSLTSGTVEADGLRDNIVGVNVSIPLPIFNSYRAEVTAAQADAEQANALLDEMRRRLRAEAYQATVRYNALLTAWQRWQQSPASRVTARADLLQRMWEAGELSSADYLVQLNQTLDTSARGRQLNAQVWQAWLDWLQTAGEFLGWAGLPENDTPGTASADDRRPAR